In Lotus japonicus ecotype B-129 chromosome 5, LjGifu_v1.2, one genomic interval encodes:
- the LOC130719611 gene encoding uncharacterized protein LOC130719611 — protein sequence MKDLVLETYSGKTDPKDHLLYFNTKMVISAASDEVKCRMFPSTFKGTTMAWFTTLPRGSIAKFRDFSSKFLVQLSASKIKQVTIDDLYNVRQLERETLKQLKQYSATYVKIEELEPQACAHAFKNGMLPGKLNSKLNRKPARSMVEVRARANTYILDEEDDTFKRRRAKVEKDGGQRDMSPAGRQGREKGESSKRRDKKVKPPEMFAKEQLYPKKENFERCRPWQQTDPRRHERPGEDMNTELIKLLREVKAMHAVEESEKEVNLPREAVDRNKWCEYHRSAGHDTSDCFTLKGEIERLIRAGRSQMTDRGHGGFGGGGDTPSARRRHVRAVSSMREFSTPFGFQHPDIVISSADFEGIKTHKDDPVVMMVRINSFNVRRVLLDQGSYADIIYGDAFDQLGLIDKDLMPYSGTLVGFSGEQVWVRDYLDLDTVFGVDENAKLLRVRYLVLRVMASYNVIIGRNTLNCLCVVISTAHLAVKYPLTCGKVGKIAVDQRRARECYNNCLSLYGKKGAGAGHRCHEIEVLEGGQGQQGLQGQGQGGVRRQERWINERYGGPRRNRSQ from the exons ATGAAGGATCTTGTTCTGGAGACGTATAGTGGAAAGACTGACCCGAAGGATCATCTGCTTTATTTCAACACAAAAATGGTGATAAGTGCAGCTTCTGATgaggtgaagtgcaggatgttcccgTCAACATTCAAAGGCACGACGATGgcttggttcacgactttgcctCGGGGATCTATTGCGAAATTCCGCGATTTCTCGTCAAAATTCCTCGTTCAGCTCTCCGCAAGCAAGATCAAGCAGGTCACAATTGATGATCTGTATAATGTTCGCCAGTTAGAACGAGAAACTTTGAAGCAATTGAAGCAGTACAGTGCCACATATGTCAAGATCGAGGAGTTGGAGCCGCAAGCCTGTGCGCACGCCTTCAAGAATGGAATGCTACCGGGGAAGCTGAACAGCAAGCTAAATCGAAAGCCAGCTCGTTCGATGGTGGAAGTCCGCGCTCGGGCAAATACCTACATCCTGGATGAGGAGGACGACACGTTCAAAAGGAGGCGTGCAAAAGTAGAAAAAGATGGCGGACAAAGGGACATGTCGCCGGCAGGAAGGCAAGGCCGGGAGAAGGGAGAAAGCAGTAAGCGAAGGGATAAGAAAGTCAAGCCACCGGAGATGTTTGCGAAGGAGCAACTCTATCCGAAGAAAGAAAACTTTGAGCGTTGCCGCCCATGGCAACAAACTGACCCTCGCCGGCACGAGAGGCCAGGCGAAGACATGAACACGGAATTAATAAAACTACTCCGGGAAGTAAAGGCAATGCATGCAGTCGAAGAGAGCGAGAAGGAAGTTAATCTGCCACGGGAGGCGGTAGACAGAAataagtggtgcgagtatcatcgCTCGGCGGGCCACGACACCAGTGACTGTTTTACGTTAAAAGGCGAGATCGAGAGGCTGATCAGGGCGGGACGCTCGCAAATGACTGACCGCGGGCATG GGGGTTTCGGCGGAGGCGGCGACACGCCGTCAGCGAGACGCAGGCATGTGAGGGCGGTGAGTTCAATGCGAGAGTTTTCAACTCCATTTGGTTTTCAGCACCCGGATATAGTGATATCGTCGGCAGACTTTGAAGGGATTAAGACACACAAGGACGATCccgtggtgatgatggtgaggaTCAACAGTTTCAATGTGCGAAGAGTGCTCTTAGATCAGGGTAGTTAtgcggatatcatctatggcgaCGCGTTTGACCAGTTGGGGTTAATAGATAAAGACCTGATGCCATACTCCGGAACTTTGGTAGGCTTTTCAGGGGAACAGGTCTGGGTGCGTGACTACTTGGATTTGGACACAGTCTTTGGTGTGGACGAGAACGCAAAGCTCTTGCGCGTAAGATATCTGGTTTTGCGGGTAATGGCGtcgtacaatgtcatcattggtcgGAACACGTTGAATTGCCTCTGCGTAGTGATATCAACGGCTCACCTGGCGGTAAAGTACCCACTGACCTGCGGAAAAGTAGGAAAGATTGCGGTAGATCAACGGCGGGCGAGGGAATGCTACAATAACTGCTTGAGCTTGTATGGGAAGAAGGGAGCTGGCGCTGGGCATAGATGTCACGAGATCGAGGTCTTGGAAGGCGGTCAAGGTCAGCAGGGCTTACAGGGCCAGGGTCAAGGCGGCGTGAGAAGACAGGAACGGTGGATTAATGAAAGGTATGGGGGGCCAAGAAGGAACCGAAGTCAGTAA